The Vibrio navarrensis genome has a segment encoding these proteins:
- a CDS encoding outer membrane protein transport protein — MTNNTRLFKKSLLAVTVALASGQTLAAGFQLNAQSATGIGRAFAGDAVIADNAAVMARNPAAMALFDEKALSLGFETITTDITAKNVQYDGSSAESYSDAGGTSIAPNIHLIVPVNEKFAWGVNAYSNFGTKTDFSNDLSWSEYGGLTDVKSVNLGVAGSYRLNEQWSFGLGLDLIYGSGKLQRKAGSGTNTILPFSDPQCSAIGGTVIGPGQCYVGAPKGTSLVDAEADGFGVGFNVGTVFELDKNNRFGLSYRHSPEIEAKGDVQYLTNSDSNGKLHMPLPDIAEFSGYHRIKETKFAVHYSVQYIGWKAFDKLDATINGTKTTLNEYNWQDGWHYSLGGTYYLNNDWTLRGGYMYDTSAQDKTTSVSVPDSDRQWFSAGATYQIDDKSNVDIGLTYLVGKDVHVNESTEMGPLELSSISATTRANAILFGLQYSRTF, encoded by the coding sequence ATGACTAACAACACGCGTCTGTTTAAAAAGTCTCTCCTCGCAGTGACAGTCGCCCTTGCTTCAGGCCAAACCTTGGCAGCAGGTTTCCAACTTAATGCCCAATCGGCAACAGGTATCGGGCGTGCTTTTGCGGGTGATGCGGTTATCGCCGATAATGCTGCTGTTATGGCACGTAACCCTGCTGCGATGGCGCTGTTTGATGAAAAAGCGCTATCGCTTGGTTTTGAAACAATTACCACCGATATAACTGCAAAAAATGTTCAATATGACGGTTCGTCTGCGGAATCTTATAGTGATGCAGGTGGTACATCGATTGCACCAAATATCCATCTTATCGTGCCAGTAAACGAAAAGTTTGCTTGGGGTGTTAATGCTTATTCAAACTTTGGTACAAAGACTGACTTTTCTAACGATCTTTCTTGGTCTGAATACGGCGGCTTAACTGATGTTAAAAGTGTAAACCTTGGCGTTGCAGGCTCATATCGTTTAAATGAGCAATGGAGTTTTGGTTTAGGTCTTGACCTCATCTACGGAAGCGGAAAGCTACAACGTAAAGCAGGTTCAGGAACCAACACTATCTTGCCATTTAGCGACCCGCAATGTAGTGCTATTGGCGGTACTGTAATAGGTCCTGGTCAATGTTATGTTGGAGCACCAAAAGGAACGTCTTTAGTGGATGCTGAAGCTGACGGTTTTGGTGTTGGTTTCAACGTGGGCACTGTTTTTGAACTAGACAAAAACAACCGCTTTGGCCTTTCTTATCGCCACAGTCCAGAAATTGAAGCTAAAGGCGACGTACAGTACCTAACAAACTCCGATAGCAATGGTAAGCTTCACATGCCACTACCGGATATTGCTGAATTTTCTGGTTATCATAGAATCAAAGAAACTAAATTCGCTGTTCACTATAGTGTTCAGTACATTGGTTGGAAAGCATTCGATAAGCTAGATGCAACTATCAATGGAACTAAGACCACGTTAAATGAATACAACTGGCAGGATGGATGGCACTACTCTTTAGGTGGCACTTACTATTTAAATAACGACTGGACGCTACGTGGTGGCTACATGTATGACACCAGTGCACAGGATAAAACCACATCTGTATCAGTACCAGACTCAGATCGTCAGTGGTTTTCCGCAGGTGCAACCTATCAGATAGACGACAAATCAAATGTTGACATTGGTCTGACTTATTTAGTTGGTAAGGACGTTCACGTGAATGAAAGTACCGAGATGGGACCATTAGAGCTGTCTAGTATTTCTGCTACTACCCGCGCAAACGCCATTCTTTTTGGCTTACAGTACAGCCGTACTTTCTAA